In the genome of Pseudarthrobacter sp. IC2-21, one region contains:
- a CDS encoding SIS domain-containing protein: protein MTAEWSIREQDLQTLTADPAFPATLPGLAADNAAAMDAVHVHLDNVLPALDSLRSQAGRLAAWGVELANRLLSGQRLLAAGNGGSAAEAQHFTAELVGRFDGERLPFSAIALHAESSAVTAISNDYGYEEVFARQVQAHGRIGDVLVLLSTSGNSPNLLRAVEAAGRVGITTWALTGSGPNPLAAACDEAVLIDAVNANAQEGHLIALHALCRAFDLEVRRRASGMGLP, encoded by the coding sequence GTGACTGCCGAATGGTCCATCCGGGAGCAGGACCTGCAGACGCTGACCGCGGACCCGGCGTTTCCTGCCACACTGCCCGGACTGGCGGCGGACAACGCCGCGGCAATGGACGCCGTCCACGTCCACCTGGACAACGTCCTTCCCGCGCTGGATTCGCTCCGCAGCCAGGCCGGCCGGCTCGCCGCCTGGGGCGTGGAACTGGCGAACCGGCTGCTCAGCGGTCAGCGGCTCCTGGCCGCAGGGAACGGCGGATCCGCCGCTGAGGCACAACATTTCACCGCGGAACTCGTGGGCCGGTTCGATGGTGAACGCCTCCCGTTTTCCGCCATCGCGCTGCACGCGGAAAGTTCCGCCGTGACCGCCATCTCCAACGACTACGGCTACGAGGAGGTGTTCGCCCGGCAGGTCCAGGCCCACGGCCGCATCGGCGACGTGCTGGTCCTGCTGTCCACCAGCGGCAACAGCCCCAACCTGCTCCGCGCGGTGGAAGCGGCCGGACGCGTGGGCATCACCACCTGGGCGCTCACCGGTTCCGGGCCCAATCCGCTCGCCGCTGCCTGCGACGAGGCGGTCCTGATCGATGCGGTCAACGCCAACGCCCAGGAAGGCCATCTGATCGCGTTGCAT